Within Planktothrix serta PCC 8927, the genomic segment TTATCAACTTTTCATACTGTAATAAATTTTTCTAAATTCTTCCATCTATCTTCCGACGGATTAGCCAGTTTAAGATGAATTAACCCTGTTTTGTAGAGTTTGTTGGGATCGGTTATTCTCCTGGAATTATTGAGAATTAACTTATTTCTGAAGTCTATCTTTAGATAGATTTCAGAAAAATTTGAGGAGATAAAACCCTTAAACTCCTAGAGTTATCTCACAAGATAGATGTTTAAAATAAACAAAACTTGTTTGAATAGAAAAGACATTTACGGATTAAACAGGCGGTTTAATATTATGCCCAATTTGAATATAGGTTTAACCGAAGATCAACTCCAAGGCGTTATCGAGTTATTAAATGCAGATGTAGCCGATCTATATTTGCTGTTGATCAAAACTAAAAAATACCATTGGGATGTGGTTGGGCCTCAATTTCGTACCCTACATCAACTCTGGGAAGAACATTATGAAGCCTTAACCGAAAGTATAGATGCAACGGCGGAACGAGTTCGGATGTTAGGCGGTTATCCCGTGGGTACGGCGGAAGGATTTTTAAAACTAGCCTCGATTCAAGAACACGCAGGCGACCTTCCAAGTACAACAGAAATGGTTAAACGATTAGTGAATGATCATGAGCAAATTATTCGCAATCTTCGTGAACAAATTGATCAATGTGCGGAAGAATTTCGGGATGCGGGAACAGCCGATTTCTTAACCGGATTAATGGAGCAACATGAACAAATGGCATGGATGTTACGTTCCTTTATAGAAGGGGATTCTGTAGAATCCGATGGTAGACGAGTTAATGCGGGTAAAAAAGGAGTGGCGGCGAGTGTAATGTAAATACGTTTAATTCAAAGTTAACAGTTGACAGTTGATTGTTGACTGTTGACTGTTGATTGTTTTTCTCCCTATTCCCTTCAGATTAGGAAAAGATCAATGGTTCCTTTAAAAGATGAAAATCCGATTCAAATCACACCAATTGTCACTTATATATTAATTATTATTAATGTATTGGTTTTTTTCTACGAGTTAAGTTTAACTCAAACTCAATTGGAGCAATTTTTTCAGTTATATGCAGTAATTCCGAATCAACTTACAGCCACTTTTGAGGGGGTGGCGGTGGGTCAATCCGTACCGGAACCTTTGACTTTAATTTCCTCTCAATTTCTTCATGCAGGATTTATGCACCTTGGTTTTAATCTGTTATTTTTATGGGTTTTTGGCAATAATATTGAGCAGCAATTAGGACATATTAAATTTTTAATCTTTTATCTTCTCTGTGGAGCTTTAGCGGTTTTGACTCAATGGTTTTTCTCTCCTCAATCTTC encodes:
- a CDS encoding Dps family protein translates to MPNLNIGLTEDQLQGVIELLNADVADLYLLLIKTKKYHWDVVGPQFRTLHQLWEEHYEALTESIDATAERVRMLGGYPVGTAEGFLKLASIQEHAGDLPSTTEMVKRLVNDHEQIIRNLREQIDQCAEEFRDAGTADFLTGLMEQHEQMAWMLRSFIEGDSVESDGRRVNAGKKGVAASVM
- a CDS encoding rhomboid family intramembrane serine protease, whose protein sequence is MVPLKDENPIQITPIVTYILIIINVLVFFYELSLTQTQLEQFFQLYAVIPNQLTATFEGVAVGQSVPEPLTLISSQFLHAGFMHLGFNLLFLWVFGNNIEQQLGHIKFLIFYLLCGALAVLTQWFFSPQSSIPSLGASGAIAGVMGAYILKFPQAKILTLIPLGFFFYTIRVPAIFFLGFWFFQQAFNGFISLGVPANVGMQEGGVAYWAHAGGFIFGAILGPLLGLYSRPSPTRKFDQYWQ